A genomic stretch from Cervus canadensis isolate Bull #8, Minnesota chromosome 27, ASM1932006v1, whole genome shotgun sequence includes:
- the LOC122428914 gene encoding keratin-associated protein 15-1: MSFNCSTGNFSSRSLGGYLGVPVSTCESFYPSSVIYSPSTFQLGSTLCGGCQENFFRPISFQTPCAVTRSFQTSCSRPQNFIFRRPCQTTYTGSLGFGNIGIGSFGCGNTGFQSLGCGSNFCSPAYISSRSCRSSCY, encoded by the coding sequence ATGTCTTTCAACTGCAGCACAGGAAACTTCTCCTCCCGTTCCCTTGGAGGTTACTTGGGGGTCCCAGTTTCCACCTGTGAGTCCTTCTACCCCAGCAGTGTTATCTACTCCCCCAGCACTTTCCAGCTGGGCTCCACTCTCTGCGGTGGCTGTCAGGAGAACTTCTTTAGGCCCATCAGCTTCCAGACACCCTGTGCTGTGACCAGATCTTTCCAGACATCCTGCTCCCGTCCACAGAATTTCATCTTCCGCCGTCCCTGCCAGACAACTTACACTGGATCTCTAGGGTTTGGAAATATTGGCATTGGGTCTTTTGGTTGTGGAAATACTGGCTTCCAGTCTCTGGGCTGTGGATCCAACTTCTGCTCCCCAGCTTACATTTCCTCCAGGAGTTGCCGGTCATCTTGTTACTAA